The Pongo abelii isolate AG06213 chromosome 20, NHGRI_mPonAbe1-v2.0_pri, whole genome shotgun sequence genome window below encodes:
- the LOC112130114 gene encoding small ribosomal subunit protein uS14-like, whose product MGHQQLYWSHPRKFGQGSRSCRVCSHQHGVIRKYGLNMCRQCFRQYAKDIGFIKLD is encoded by the coding sequence ATGGGTCATCAGCAGCTGTACTGGAGCCACCCGCGAAAATTCGGCCAGGGTTCTCGCTCTTGTCGCGTCTGTTCACACCAGCACGGTGTGATCCGGAAATATGGCCTCAATATGTGCCGCCAGTGTTTCCGTCAGTACGCAAAGGATATCGGTTTCATTAAGTTGGACTAA